One window of Mycoplasma cottewii genomic DNA carries:
- a CDS encoding copper homeostasis protein CutC, with product MFLEVVAISLTDIRKINNSKADKIQFCKNLDVNGLTPNIDDILVADQIALKPIDIMIRTSDDNFIFTEYELRKQIQMISMISKLSNINGVVIGALNNQSTINETFLEQVNKVRANLKLTFHQAFDQVKDFKQALNILEKHNIDSVLISVSEDLEKSLKDIKELKSAYPKIKFVINFETNQNIKKYIKARDYVHISTSARVDQNLNSEISIENINAFKEK from the coding sequence ATGTTTTTAGAAGTAGTAGCAATAAGTCTTACTGATATTAGAAAAATTAATAACTCAAAAGCAGATAAAATACAATTTTGTAAAAATTTAGATGTAAATGGATTAACTCCAAACATTGATGATATTTTAGTAGCTGATCAAATAGCTTTAAAACCAATTGATATTATGATAAGAACTTCAGATGATAATTTTATTTTCACTGAATATGAATTAAGAAAACAAATTCAAATGATTTCAATGATTTCGAAACTATCTAATATTAATGGTGTTGTAATTGGAGCTTTAAATAATCAATCAACTATTAATGAAACATTTTTAGAACAAGTAAATAAAGTTAGAGCAAATTTAAAATTAACTTTTCATCAAGCTTTTGATCAAGTTAAAGATTTTAAACAAGCATTAAATATTTTAGAAAAACACAATATAGATAGTGTATTAATAAGTGTTAGTGAAGATTTAGAAAAATCATTAAAAGATATTAAAGAATTAAAAAGTGCTTATCCTAAAATTAAATTTGTAATTAATTTCGAAACTAATCAAAATATTAAAAAATATATTAAAGCTAGAGATTATGTGCATATTTCAACTTCTGCTAGAGTTGATCAAAATTTAAATTCTGAAATTTCAATTGAAAATATTAACGCATTTAAGGAAAAATAA
- the pstA gene encoding phosphate ABC transporter permease PstA, whose translation MLFKKEIKNDIDFKIPKQRNGLALSSLKTGIWALTLSGILTLILLVVFVGFKTKDIFSFESFWKFVFGKNWNPEANEFGIGIITLMTIILMSISMLFAVPLTLFTTLFISEYLSKKSQKITMTIIKLLAGIPSVVFGLFAREQIGILFKAMGTKTNDNLMVASLTMAFMAIPIMVSLSYDAIQQVPAGYRDSSLALGISKEKTTFSIVRKSATPKIISAVILGMARVIGETMAIMMIAGNATGWFNTNNGVSGFLFSSVRTLSSTIGLEILENSGVIHESGLYAIGLFLFLLVFIINISILMVSNKDKISAKIRLMLHSKISKNKKVEYLKIYDAESLNLMIKNRSQNQLFKKMYSSIMLTLMWLSTAFVIAFTFWIIGTTTVHGLSALTKYSHAFVEIEGQSGILAAMLTTLLLIVCTLLVSIPFALGAAIYLAEFAKPRSLFARFFRFLLNITASTPSIIFGIFGLSVFIQVLKLPFSILSAALTMTIVVLPMLIKNFEDAITGVPKAYREAASALGLSKVAILFKIVIPNAMEAIITGIILAMARIIGESAPIYLTLGTAIRMPSEGFMSSGATLTTGIYMLASEAGPGQGEQIAWLMSFTAIVFVLTLNFTSGRISSALVGVKHKTEHKIKTLFINLTKRQTYTNSFKSIILKINLSFKKVFKSIIKLFNIKLFIKNINQTIEKRKEYQKTKKRGKK comes from the coding sequence ATGTTATTTAAAAAAGAAATAAAAAATGATATTGATTTTAAGATTCCTAAACAACGTAATGGACTAGCTTTAAGTTCATTAAAAACAGGAATTTGAGCTCTAACACTATCAGGGATTTTAACATTGATCCTATTAGTGGTTTTTGTTGGTTTTAAAACAAAAGATATTTTTAGTTTTGAATCATTTTGAAAATTTGTTTTTGGTAAGAATTGAAATCCAGAAGCTAATGAATTTGGTATTGGAATAATTACATTAATGACAATAATTTTAATGAGTATATCAATGTTATTTGCTGTACCGTTAACTTTATTTACTACATTATTTATTTCTGAATATTTATCTAAAAAATCTCAAAAAATAACAATGACTATTATTAAGTTATTAGCTGGTATTCCTAGTGTTGTTTTTGGATTATTTGCAAGAGAACAAATTGGTATTTTATTTAAAGCTATGGGAACAAAAACAAATGATAATTTAATGGTAGCTTCTCTTACAATGGCATTTATGGCTATTCCTATTATGGTTAGTTTAAGTTATGATGCTATTCAACAAGTTCCTGCAGGTTATAGAGATTCATCATTAGCTTTAGGAATATCAAAAGAAAAAACAACATTTTCAATTGTAAGAAAATCAGCAACTCCTAAAATTATTTCTGCAGTTATTTTAGGAATGGCTAGAGTTATTGGTGAAACTATGGCTATTATGATGATTGCTGGAAATGCAACTGGATGATTTAATACGAATAATGGTGTATCTGGATTTTTATTCTCTTCAGTTAGAACATTATCTTCAACTATAGGATTAGAGATTTTAGAAAATAGTGGAGTTATTCATGAATCTGGATTATATGCAATTGGATTATTCTTATTCTTATTAGTTTTTATAATTAATATTTCAATATTAATGGTTTCAAATAAAGATAAAATATCAGCAAAAATAAGATTGATGTTACATTCTAAAATCTCAAAAAATAAAAAAGTTGAATATTTAAAAATATACGATGCTGAATCATTAAATTTAATGATAAAAAATAGAAGTCAAAATCAATTATTTAAAAAGATGTATTCTTCTATTATGTTAACTTTAATGTGATTATCAACTGCATTTGTAATTGCATTCACATTCTGAATTATAGGAACAACAACAGTTCACGGATTATCAGCTTTAACTAAATATTCTCATGCATTTGTTGAAATTGAAGGTCAATCAGGAATATTAGCAGCAATGCTTACTACATTATTATTAATCGTATGTACTTTATTAGTTTCAATTCCTTTTGCTTTAGGAGCTGCTATATATTTAGCTGAATTTGCAAAACCTAGATCATTATTTGCTAGATTCTTTAGATTCTTATTAAATATTACTGCTTCAACTCCTTCAATTATTTTTGGTATATTTGGATTATCAGTATTTATTCAAGTATTAAAATTACCATTTAGTATTTTATCAGCTGCTCTTACAATGACTATAGTTGTTCTACCGATGTTAATTAAAAACTTTGAAGATGCAATTACTGGTGTTCCTAAAGCATATCGTGAAGCTGCTTCAGCACTTGGATTAAGCAAAGTTGCAATTCTATTTAAAATAGTTATTCCTAATGCTATGGAAGCTATTATTACTGGAATAATTCTAGCTATGGCTAGAATTATAGGTGAATCAGCTCCAATTTATCTAACACTAGGAACAGCAATAAGAATGCCAAGTGAAGGATTTATGTCATCAGGAGCAACACTTACTACTGGTATATATATGTTAGCTAGTGAAGCAGGACCTGGACAAGGTGAACAAATTGCTTGATTAATGTCGTTTACAGCTATTGTATTTGTTTTAACATTAAACTTTACAAGTGGTAGAATATCATCAGCTTTAGTTGGAGTTAAACATAAAACAGAGCATAAAATTAAAACATTATTTATTAATCTAACTAAGCGTCAAACTTATACAAATTCATTTAAATCTATAATTTTAAAAATTAATTTATCATTTAAAAAAGTATTTAAATCAATTATTAAATTATTTAACATTAAATTATTTATTAAAAATATCAATCAAACTATAGAAAAAAGAAAAGAATATCAAAAAACCAAAAAAAGAGGTAAAAAATAA
- a CDS encoding TIGR00282 family metallophosphoesterase: MKILMIGDVYASCGRNILAEHLPKIVKEHNIDFVVVNGENTTHGKSLSKKHYDFYKQLNVDVITSGNHIFKNKEVLEYINSTADLLKPMNMSDHTPGKGYVIVNKNDKKIAVVNLMGQSFMDHCDNPYKVMDEFLAKKYQYDILLVDFHAETTAEKIAFAWNYDGIITAFVGTHTHVPTADERILPKSTAFITDLGMTGAIDSVIGVEPDDVIFKQKTGLPVKFRPANGRSVLNAVVIEIDDKTNKAIDIKRLSIKQ, translated from the coding sequence ATGAAAATATTAATGATAGGTGATGTTTATGCAAGTTGTGGTAGAAATATTCTAGCTGAACATTTACCTAAAATAGTTAAAGAACATAATATTGATTTTGTTGTTGTAAATGGTGAAAATACAACTCATGGAAAATCACTTTCAAAAAAACATTATGATTTTTATAAACAATTAAATGTTGATGTTATAACTAGTGGAAATCACATTTTTAAAAATAAAGAAGTTTTAGAATATATAAATTCAACTGCCGATCTATTAAAACCAATGAATATGAGCGATCACACTCCTGGTAAAGGTTATGTAATAGTAAATAAAAATGATAAAAAAATTGCTGTTGTAAATTTAATGGGACAAAGTTTTATGGATCATTGTGATAATCCTTATAAAGTTATGGATGAATTTTTAGCTAAAAAATATCAGTATGATATTTTATTAGTTGATTTTCACGCAGAAACAACTGCTGAAAAAATAGCATTTGCTTGAAATTATGATGGAATTATTACAGCATTTGTAGGGACTCACACTCATGTGCCAACTGCTGATGAAAGAATATTACCTAAATCAACTGCATTTATAACCGATCTTGGTATGACTGGAGCTATTGATTCAGTTATTGGAGTTGAACCAGATGATGTTATATTTAAACAAAAAACAGGACTACCTGTTAAGTTTAGACCTGCGAACGGTAGAAGTGTGTTAAACGCTGTTGTTATTGAAATTGATGATAAAACAAATAAAGCAATAGATATAAAAAGACTATCAATTAAACAGTAA
- the ftsY gene encoding signal recognition particle-docking protein FtsY, translating into MGFWSKLKEKITSTSSETKTEKQTEKELKKKQKQKEKEKKAERVMAKSALDFSNDIKKLSKKYKQADDDFFEELEEVLIKTDMGMKMVLKVSNSVQKKVKSNSSFEDIKEMLVESLHGAYTDNDWTKSKYKINFKDKRLNIFMMVGVNGTGKTTSLAKVANYYAEQNYKVLIAAADTFRAGAAKQLEEWIIHRLNNKVDLIQANKPNADPASVVFDAVKKAKEENYDLLLIDTAGRLQNKVNLMAELEKMNKIIQNTQKDAPHEILLVIDATTGQNGVIQAEEFSKVAKVSGIILTKMDSTSKGGIGLAIKDQLNIPIKMIGIGEQVEDISLFDIDQYIVNLSSGFMENEK; encoded by the coding sequence ATGGGATTTTGATCTAAATTAAAAGAAAAAATAACATCAACTTCATCTGAAACTAAAACAGAAAAACAAACTGAAAAAGAACTTAAAAAGAAACAAAAACAAAAAGAAAAAGAAAAAAAAGCAGAAAGAGTAATGGCTAAATCTGCTTTAGATTTTTCAAATGATATTAAAAAATTATCTAAAAAATATAAACAAGCTGACGATGACTTTTTTGAAGAATTAGAAGAAGTATTAATTAAAACTGATATGGGTATGAAAATGGTTTTAAAAGTTTCAAATTCTGTTCAAAAAAAAGTTAAATCAAATTCTAGTTTTGAAGATATTAAAGAAATGTTAGTTGAATCACTACACGGTGCTTATACTGATAATGATTGAACTAAAAGTAAATATAAAATTAATTTCAAAGATAAAAGATTAAATATTTTTATGATGGTTGGAGTTAACGGAACAGGTAAAACTACTTCTTTAGCTAAAGTTGCTAATTATTATGCAGAACAAAATTATAAAGTTTTAATAGCAGCCGCTGATACTTTTAGAGCTGGAGCTGCTAAACAATTAGAAGAATGAATTATTCACAGATTGAACAATAAAGTTGATTTAATTCAAGCAAATAAACCTAACGCTGATCCTGCTAGTGTTGTATTTGATGCAGTTAAAAAAGCTAAAGAAGAAAATTATGATCTTTTATTAATTGATACAGCAGGAAGATTACAAAATAAAGTTAATTTAATGGCTGAACTTGAAAAGATGAACAAAATTATTCAAAACACACAAAAAGACGCTCCTCATGAAATTTTATTAGTAATTGATGCAACAACAGGACAAAACGGAGTTATTCAAGCTGAAGAGTTTAGTAAAGTTGCTAAAGTTAGTGGAATTATTCTTACTAAAATGGATAGTACAAGTAAGGGTGGAATTGGACTAGCTATTAAAGATCAATTAAATATTCCTATTAAAATGATTGGAATTGGTGAACAGGTTGAAGATATTAGTTTATTTGATATAGATCAATATATAGTTAATTTATCTAGTGGGTTTATGGAAAATGAAAAATAA
- the phoU gene encoding phosphate signaling complex protein PhoU, whose protein sequence is MINKILDKDVEQIRNMIEEMIEETKIQYAESFAIIKENKEVELEMVIEHDKIINDMQNQFTSVALWKISKQKLIAKDLRLAIGGILITREIERIADYSKSISKFFTKFKPSQEHEEMIIELFQLVVDMLDTFSHLFHNNQNIDTAKKITELEIKTDAKFKEFYSILVEHIQKAKTSEQAKELAALLKQLINLERAGDHLINVQEIVTFINTGKFIELKEYK, encoded by the coding sequence ATGATAAATAAAATTTTAGATAAAGATGTAGAACAAATACGTAATATGATCGAAGAAATGATCGAAGAAACTAAAATTCAATATGCAGAAAGTTTTGCAATTATTAAAGAAAATAAAGAAGTTGAACTTGAAATGGTTATTGAACATGACAAGATTATTAACGATATGCAAAATCAATTTACTTCAGTTGCACTTTGAAAAATTTCAAAACAAAAATTAATTGCAAAAGATTTAAGATTAGCAATCGGTGGAATTTTAATTACTCGTGAGATTGAAAGAATAGCTGATTATTCAAAATCAATTTCAAAATTCTTTACAAAATTTAAACCAAGCCAAGAACATGAAGAAATGATTATTGAATTATTTCAATTAGTAGTTGATATGCTTGATACTTTTTCTCATCTTTTCCATAATAATCAAAACATTGATACAGCTAAAAAAATTACAGAACTAGAAATTAAAACAGATGCTAAATTTAAAGAATTTTACTCTATTTTAGTTGAGCATATTCAAAAAGCAAAAACATCAGAACAAGCAAAAGAACTGGCAGCACTATTAAAACAATTAATTAATTTAGAACGTGCAGGAGATCATTTAATTAACGTTCAAGAAATAGTTACATTTATAAATACAGGTAAATTTATTGAATTAAAAGAATATAAATAA
- the ylxM gene encoding YlxM family DNA-binding protein, translating to MKNNIIDKTVNLSNLFEIYKELLTDKQQEYFSLYINEDLSLNEIAEEFEISKTAVHDSITKTIKLLNQWESKLNLKEKQDKLISLIEKLENTNINNSEIIKIIKEVI from the coding sequence ATGAAAAATAATATTATTGATAAAACAGTTAATTTATCTAATTTATTTGAAATATATAAAGAGTTATTAACTGATAAACAACAAGAGTATTTTTCACTATATATTAATGAAGATCTATCTTTAAATGAAATAGCTGAAGAATTTGAAATATCTAAAACTGCAGTTCATGATTCAATTACTAAAACTATTAAATTATTAAACCAATGAGAAAGTAAGCTTAATTTAAAAGAAAAACAAGATAAACTTATTTCTTTAATAGAAAAATTAGAAAATACTAACATTAATAATTCTGAAATTATAAAAATAATAAAAGAGGTGATTTAA
- the trmFO gene encoding methylenetetrahydrofolate--tRNA-(uracil(54)-C(5))-methyltransferase (FADH(2)-oxidizing) TrmFO, with protein MIKKVKIIGAGLAGCEAAWFLANNNIQVELYEAKTIKHNEVQKTDDLCELVCSNTFRSQSLLNAAGILKSEMRMLGSLVLKIADECKIQGDDALAVDRVEFSQKVTQAIKNHPNITLISKNVDSIDDENDITLIATGPLTTDELKQDIQRLIGKQKLFFMDASAPIVKKDSIDFNKVYYAGRHNKGKYICCPFTEQEFNNFVNELVNADQVQLKDFEKSIFFKGCQPIEQLAKTSKKLLLKGPMSPNNLLDENNNQPYAVVQLRQDDAKDSLYNIVGFQTNLKWPEQKRVFSLIPGLENLKIVRYGVMHKNYYINSPKILNFKLQTKRKRNVFFAGQITGVEGYIESASSGIWAGINILAFINNKKIKPLSNKTVLGALTNYITNEKISSLKPMKCNLGILDQDNKNSQEQFYSYNNSSKELAQYLDQLKEIMKINLE; from the coding sequence ATGATAAAAAAAGTAAAAATAATTGGAGCTGGATTAGCGGGTTGTGAAGCTGCTTGATTTTTAGCTAATAACAATATTCAAGTTGAATTATATGAAGCAAAAACAATTAAACATAATGAAGTTCAAAAAACTGATGATTTGTGTGAATTAGTTTGTTCTAATACTTTTAGAAGTCAATCTTTATTAAACGCTGCTGGAATATTAAAAAGTGAGATGAGAATGTTAGGTTCATTAGTTTTAAAAATAGCTGATGAATGTAAAATTCAAGGCGATGACGCTTTAGCTGTTGATAGAGTAGAATTTTCTCAAAAAGTAACTCAAGCTATTAAAAATCATCCTAATATAACATTAATTTCTAAAAATGTAGATAGTATTGATGATGAAAATGATATTACTTTAATTGCTACTGGACCTTTAACTACTGATGAATTAAAACAAGATATACAAAGATTAATAGGAAAACAAAAACTATTTTTTATGGACGCATCAGCTCCAATTGTTAAAAAAGATTCAATAGATTTTAATAAGGTTTATTATGCTGGAAGACATAATAAAGGTAAATATATTTGTTGTCCTTTTACTGAACAAGAGTTTAATAATTTTGTTAACGAGTTAGTTAATGCAGATCAAGTTCAATTAAAAGATTTTGAAAAATCAATCTTTTTTAAAGGTTGTCAACCAATTGAACAACTTGCTAAAACAAGTAAAAAATTACTTTTAAAAGGACCTATGTCACCTAATAATTTATTAGATGAGAATAACAATCAACCTTATGCTGTTGTTCAACTTCGTCAAGATGATGCTAAAGATAGTTTATATAATATAGTTGGATTTCAAACTAACTTAAAATGACCTGAACAAAAAAGAGTGTTTAGTTTAATTCCTGGATTAGAAAATTTAAAAATTGTTAGATATGGAGTAATGCATAAAAATTATTATATTAATTCTCCTAAGATTTTAAATTTCAAACTACAGACTAAAAGAAAAAGAAATGTCTTTTTTGCAGGACAAATTACTGGAGTTGAAGGTTATATCGAATCAGCTAGTTCAGGTATTTGAGCAGGTATTAACATTTTAGCTTTTATAAATAATAAAAAAATAAAACCGTTATCAAATAAAACTGTTTTAGGAGCATTAACAAACTATATAACAAATGAAAAAATATCTAGTTTAAAACCAATGAAGTGTAATTTAGGAATTTTAGATCAAGATAATAAAAACTCTCAAGAACAATTTTATTCATACAATAATTCATCTAAAGAATTAGCTCAATATCTAGATCAATTAAAAGAAATTATGAAAATTAATTTAGAATAG
- the pstB gene encoding phosphate ABC transporter ATP-binding protein PstB: MNRSINKNSTYQKKERPTVIEIKNFNFYYNNGKKHSLFDINMDIKERTITTFIGPSGCGKTTLLKSLNRMNDLVDGTRVTGDILIFGEDIYGDNSDITKLRTEVGMVFQKPNPFPMSIYENVIYGPKSQGIKDKDVLHQICQESLEKAALWDEVKDILHTAALGLSGGQQQRLCIARAIAMKPKILLMDEPTSALDPIATLKVEELVLDLKKEYTIVMVTHSMQQATRISDYTGFFLKGELVEYNKTKKIFTNPKDSRTEDYISGRYE, translated from the coding sequence ATGAACAGAAGTATTAATAAAAATTCAACTTATCAAAAAAAAGAAAGACCAACTGTAATAGAAATTAAAAACTTTAATTTCTATTACAATAACGGTAAAAAACACTCTTTATTTGATATTAATATGGATATTAAAGAACGTACTATTACTACATTTATTGGACCTAGTGGTTGTGGTAAAACTACTTTATTAAAATCATTAAATAGAATGAATGATTTAGTTGATGGTACAAGAGTTACTGGTGATATTCTAATTTTTGGTGAAGATATTTACGGAGATAATTCTGATATTACTAAATTAAGAACTGAAGTTGGTATGGTATTTCAAAAACCTAATCCATTTCCTATGTCAATATATGAAAATGTAATATATGGTCCTAAATCTCAAGGAATTAAAGATAAAGATGTTTTACATCAAATATGTCAAGAATCACTAGAAAAAGCAGCTTTATGAGATGAAGTTAAAGATATATTACACACTGCTGCATTAGGGTTAAGTGGTGGTCAACAACAAAGATTATGTATAGCAAGAGCAATTGCTATGAAACCTAAAATTCTTTTAATGGATGAACCAACCTCTGCTTTAGATCCAATTGCTACTTTAAAAGTTGAAGAATTAGTTTTAGATCTTAAAAAAGAATATACAATTGTAATGGTTACTCATTCAATGCAACAAGCAACAAGAATTAGTGATTACACTGGATTCTTTTTAAAAGGTGAATTAGTTGAATATAATAAAACTAAAAAGATCTTTACTAATCCTAAAGATTCAAGAACAGAAGATTACATTTCAGGTAGATATGAGTAG
- the ptsS gene encoding phosphate ABC transporter substrate-binding protein, which produces MKQNQTTSKIKRWCINFKEIIVNKRLLLIFILIIASICGLWVWTFSKSNNTISIGGSASADPIMQQLTNKYRQKTGQSFIYSSTGSGAGARNVINETYSIGFISKSETDNSIPEEIRNNLVRKDNNGDGILFRQIEEGKVKKEETFKQIMSEKKTQDGKSQSYHFVDFAKDSIVFVYNIKGTGLTEKESKDIAFNLGEKGTVDKKASQALEKVYSVNDQTKLVSWSEFYEAITGKQVNNISKNVKVTPYSTNSGSGTRSSFEHISGFKNNKTKIGTAVNQYNSNGAIFTQLDKSDGAFGFVSMEYAQQIKNHKNLRAVIIKGNNKKWDINEDSENYQDYPLNRPFIALYKMTDNDNKNRQILEFMQWVSSSNEVSSSYQHLGLVQRWKRNDNSNQNNSLINENKNHIDLLKKLV; this is translated from the coding sequence ATGAAACAAAATCAAACTACATCAAAAATAAAAAGGTGATGTATAAATTTTAAAGAGATTATTGTTAATAAAAGATTATTATTAATATTTATTTTAATAATAGCTTCTATTTGTGGTTTATGAGTATGAACTTTTTCAAAAAGCAATAATACTATAAGTATTGGTGGAAGTGCTAGTGCTGATCCAATTATGCAACAATTAACGAATAAATATAGACAAAAAACTGGTCAATCATTTATTTATTCATCAACAGGATCTGGAGCTGGTGCTAGAAATGTTATTAATGAAACTTATAGTATTGGTTTTATTTCTAAATCTGAAACTGATAACTCTATTCCAGAAGAAATAAGAAATAACTTAGTTAGAAAAGATAACAATGGTGATGGAATATTATTTCGACAAATAGAAGAAGGGAAAGTAAAAAAAGAAGAAACTTTTAAACAAATAATGAGTGAGAAAAAAACTCAAGATGGAAAATCTCAATCCTATCATTTTGTTGATTTTGCAAAAGACTCAATCGTTTTTGTTTATAACATTAAAGGAACAGGATTAACTGAAAAAGAATCTAAGGATATCGCTTTTAATCTTGGAGAAAAAGGGACTGTTGATAAGAAAGCTAGCCAAGCATTAGAAAAAGTTTATTCAGTTAATGATCAAACTAAGTTAGTTAGTTGATCTGAATTTTATGAAGCTATAACAGGAAAACAAGTAAATAATATAAGCAAAAATGTGAAAGTTACCCCTTATTCAACAAACTCAGGATCAGGAACAAGAAGTTCATTTGAACACATTTCTGGTTTTAAAAATAATAAAACAAAAATTGGAACAGCAGTTAATCAATATAATTCAAATGGTGCAATTTTTACTCAATTAGATAAATCTGATGGAGCATTCGGATTTGTATCAATGGAATATGCTCAACAAATTAAAAATCACAAAAATTTAAGAGCAGTTATCATTAAAGGCAATAATAAAAAATGAGATATAAATGAAGATTCTGAAAATTATCAAGATTACCCTTTAAACAGACCGTTCATTGCTTTATATAAAATGACAGATAATGATAATAAAAATAGACAAATTTTAGAATTTATGCAATGAGTATCTTCATCAAATGAAGTTAGTTCATCTTATCAACATCTAGGATTAGTTCAAAGATGAAAAAGAAATGATAATTCAAATCAAAATAATAGTTTAATTAATGAAAACAAAAACCACATAGATCTTTTAAAAAAACTAGTTTAG
- the metK gene encoding methionine adenosyltransferase encodes MKRLFTSESVSEGHPDKICDQVSDAILDACLSQDKNSKVACEVFATTNYLLIAGQITSTAVVDYEKVARNVLRNIGYTNDDYGINADTCQIDIRVEGQSPDIAMGVDLENDEIGGGDQGIMFGYATNESQTYLPLAITMAHELVFNATKQRKQGLFKWARPDMKSQVTIDYTDINNPKIDTILMSIQHDPDYNEAEFKKYIKENIMDLVADEFNMNKDFKVLINPTGRFVIGGPQGDTGLTGRKIIVDTYGGYARHGGGAFSGKDSTKVDRSAAYMCRYVAKNIVAAGLADKVEIQVSYAIGLPRPISIFIETFNTEKVPLDKIYQAVEENFDFSVSGMIKTLKLREPVFFKTSKYGHFGKADFSWEQTDKADILKEYK; translated from the coding sequence ATGAAAAGATTATTTACAAGTGAAAGTGTTAGTGAAGGACATCCAGATAAGATTTGTGATCAAGTGTCTGATGCTATTTTAGATGCTTGTTTAAGTCAAGATAAAAACTCAAAAGTAGCATGTGAAGTATTTGCAACAACTAATTATTTATTAATAGCAGGTCAAATCACATCAACAGCTGTTGTTGATTATGAAAAAGTAGCAAGAAACGTTTTAAGAAATATTGGTTATACTAATGATGATTATGGTATTAATGCTGATACTTGTCAGATTGATATTAGAGTTGAAGGTCAATCTCCAGATATTGCAATGGGTGTTGATTTAGAAAATGATGAAATTGGTGGAGGAGATCAAGGTATTATGTTTGGTTATGCTACTAATGAATCTCAAACTTATCTACCTTTAGCAATTACAATGGCTCACGAATTAGTTTTTAATGCAACAAAACAAAGAAAACAAGGTCTATTTAAGTGAGCTAGACCTGATATGAAATCTCAAGTAACTATTGATTATACTGATATAAATAATCCTAAAATTGATACTATCTTAATGTCAATTCAACACGATCCAGACTATAATGAAGCTGAGTTTAAAAAATACATAAAAGAAAATATTATGGATTTAGTTGCTGATGAATTTAACATGAATAAAGATTTTAAAGTTTTAATTAATCCAACAGGTAGATTTGTAATAGGTGGACCTCAAGGAGATACTGGATTAACTGGAAGAAAAATTATTGTTGATACTTATGGAGGTTATGCACGTCATGGTGGTGGTGCATTTTCTGGAAAAGATTCAACTAAAGTAGATAGATCAGCAGCATACATGTGCAGATATGTTGCTAAAAATATAGTAGCAGCAGGATTAGCTGATAAAGTTGAAATTCAAGTAAGTTATGCAATTGGATTACCTAGACCTATATCTATTTTTATTGAAACTTTTAACACTGAAAAAGTACCATTAGATAAAATATATCAAGCAGTAGAAGAAAACTTCGACTTTTCAGTATCTGGAATGATTAAGACTTTAAAATTGCGTGAACCGGTATTTTTCAAAACATCAAAATACGGTCATTTTGGTAAAGCTGATTTTAGTTGAGAACAAACTGATAAAGCTGATATTCTAAAGGAGTATAAATAA